In the Vibrio gigantis genome, one interval contains:
- the hslU gene encoding HslU--HslV peptidase ATPase subunit, producing the protein MSEMTPREIVHELNRHIIGQDNAKRSVAIALRNRWRRMQLEESLRVEVSPKNILMIGPTGVGKTEIARRLAKLANAPFIKVEATKFTEVGYVGKEVETIIRDLTDVAIKMTHQQAMEKVQYRAEEQAEERILDALLPPARDAWGQNEQSTEDTTSSNTRQIFRKKLREGKLDDKEIEVDVAAPQMGVEIMSPPGMEEMTNQLQGMFQNLAGDTKKKRKMKIKDAFKALTEEEASKLVNQEELKENAIFNAENNGIVFIDEIDKICKRGDSSGPDVSREGVQRDLLPLIEGSTVSTKHGMVKTDHILFITSGAFQVAKPSDLIPELQGRLPIRVELEALSANDFKRILTEPKASLTEQYIALMKTEDVNIEFTEDGINQIADAAWRVNETTENIGARRLHTVMERLMDEISFDATDKAGSTLVIDQAYVNSKLGEFVEDEDLSRFIL; encoded by the coding sequence ATGTCTGAAATGACTCCTCGCGAAATTGTTCACGAACTCAATCGCCACATTATCGGCCAAGACAACGCTAAGCGTTCAGTTGCCATTGCACTGCGTAACCGCTGGCGTCGTATGCAACTTGAAGAAAGCCTGCGTGTTGAAGTATCACCAAAGAACATCCTAATGATTGGCCCAACGGGTGTAGGTAAAACTGAAATTGCTCGCCGCCTAGCGAAACTAGCAAACGCGCCTTTCATCAAAGTAGAAGCGACTAAGTTCACCGAAGTTGGCTACGTGGGTAAAGAAGTTGAGACCATCATCCGTGACCTAACGGACGTTGCAATCAAGATGACGCACCAACAAGCGATGGAAAAAGTACAATACCGCGCTGAAGAGCAAGCCGAAGAACGTATTCTTGATGCGCTTCTGCCACCAGCACGTGATGCCTGGGGTCAGAACGAGCAATCAACTGAAGACACCACATCTTCAAACACTCGCCAGATTTTCCGCAAGAAGCTGCGTGAAGGTAAGCTAGACGACAAAGAGATCGAAGTCGATGTAGCCGCACCACAAATGGGCGTTGAAATCATGTCACCTCCTGGCATGGAAGAGATGACGAACCAGCTACAAGGCATGTTCCAAAACCTAGCTGGCGACACCAAGAAAAAGCGCAAGATGAAAATCAAAGATGCATTCAAGGCACTGACAGAAGAAGAAGCTTCAAAGCTTGTGAATCAAGAAGAGCTAAAAGAGAACGCGATCTTCAACGCTGAAAACAACGGCATCGTATTCATCGATGAAATCGATAAAATCTGTAAGCGTGGCGACAGCTCAGGCCCAGACGTATCTCGCGAAGGTGTTCAACGTGACCTACTGCCTCTTATTGAAGGCAGCACAGTATCAACCAAGCATGGCATGGTTAAAACTGACCACATCTTGTTTATCACATCCGGTGCATTCCAAGTGGCTAAGCCATCAGACCTGATCCCTGAGCTACAAGGTCGTCTGCCAATCCGCGTAGAGCTTGAAGCACTTTCAGCAAATGACTTCAAACGTATCCTGACTGAGCCAAAAGCCTCTCTGACAGAGCAATACATTGCCCTAATGAAAACAGAAGATGTCAACATTGAGTTCACTGAAGATGGCATTAACCAGATTGCTGACGCAGCATGGCGTGTGAACGAAACGACTGAAAACATCGGTGCGCGTCGTCTACATACTGTAATGGAACGCCTGATGGACGAGATTTCATTCGACGCAACAGACAAAGCTGGCAGCACGCTCGTGATTGACCAAGCTTACGTAAACTCGAAGCTTGGTGAATTCGTTGAAGATGAAGACCTAAGCCGCTTCATCCTGTAG
- a CDS encoding 1,4-dihydroxy-2-naphthoate polyprenyltransferase has product MKQSLLIWLDAARPKTLPLALVSILTGSSLAFAGGQFSLSIALLAFLTATLLQILSNLANDYGDAVKGTDNENRLGPTRAMQSGAVTAKTMKQAIILNIVFTVIAGLILIFHALSSLESILSFIALGVLAIVAAIAYTVGNKPYGYIGLGDLSVFIFFGLLGVSGTYFLHTGHVEPSLFLPALGCGLMAVAVLNINNMRDIENDSECGKRTMAVRLGQRRAKHYHFALLGLALASFAIYLLIQEKPVWISLPFLLSIIIVYKHGKAVWETERPAQIAPMMPVIVKCSLVTNLLFAGVVVAQTLLS; this is encoded by the coding sequence ATGAAACAATCTCTACTGATTTGGCTTGATGCCGCACGACCAAAAACTCTGCCTCTCGCACTTGTCTCTATTCTTACAGGAAGTAGTTTAGCGTTCGCCGGTGGTCAGTTTTCTCTATCAATTGCACTACTGGCTTTTTTAACCGCCACCCTATTACAGATTCTGTCGAATCTCGCCAATGACTATGGCGATGCAGTAAAAGGCACAGACAACGAAAACCGCCTAGGGCCAACTCGTGCAATGCAATCTGGCGCGGTGACGGCGAAAACCATGAAGCAAGCGATCATCCTCAACATCGTGTTTACCGTGATTGCCGGGCTGATTCTTATTTTTCATGCACTGAGTTCGCTAGAAAGTATCTTATCTTTCATCGCGTTAGGTGTACTAGCCATTGTTGCAGCCATCGCTTACACCGTAGGGAATAAACCTTATGGTTATATCGGCCTTGGCGACTTATCGGTGTTTATATTCTTCGGCTTGTTAGGCGTTTCAGGGACTTACTTCTTGCACACGGGTCATGTTGAACCAAGCCTATTTCTACCGGCTTTAGGCTGTGGACTGATGGCGGTTGCGGTACTCAATATCAACAACATGCGTGATATCGAAAACGACAGCGAATGTGGTAAGCGCACCATGGCGGTTCGTCTAGGACAACGAAGAGCTAAGCACTATCATTTCGCACTGCTTGGGCTCGCCCTTGCTTCGTTTGCTATCTACTTACTGATTCAAGAAAAACCAGTCTGGATCAGCCTGCCGTTTTTGCTGAGCATTATTATCGTTTATAAGCACGGCAAGGCTGTTTGGGAAACCGAAAGACCGGCGCAGATCGCACCAATGATGCCTGTGATTGTGAAATGCTCATTGGTCACTAACCTATTGTTTGCAGGGGTTGTCGTAGCTCAAACTCTATTGAGTTAA
- the rraA gene encoding ribonuclease E activity regulator RraA, which yields MEYNTSALCDIYLDQVDVVEPMFSNFGGRASFAGQITTLKCFEDNALIRSVLEQDGLGRVLLIDGGGSLRKALIDAEIALLAEDNEWEGIVVYGCVREVDELEDMNLGIQALASIPVGASQEGVGELDVPVNFGSVTFLPEDYLYADNTGIILSAEPLDVELDLDVEEEEVE from the coding sequence ATGGAATACAACACTTCAGCACTGTGCGACATATATTTGGATCAAGTTGATGTCGTGGAACCAATGTTCAGCAACTTCGGTGGACGTGCATCCTTCGCAGGACAGATCACGACATTAAAGTGTTTTGAAGACAACGCTTTGATTCGCTCCGTGCTAGAACAAGATGGTCTGGGACGTGTGTTGTTAATCGATGGTGGCGGCTCACTACGCAAAGCGCTGATCGATGCTGAGATTGCCCTACTTGCCGAAGACAATGAGTGGGAAGGTATTGTCGTTTACGGCTGCGTTCGTGAAGTCGATGAACTGGAAGACATGAACCTAGGTATCCAAGCCTTGGCTTCTATCCCTGTTGGTGCGAGTCAAGAAGGTGTCGGTGAGCTAGACGTTCCAGTGAACTTTGGTAGCGTGACCTTCTTACCAGAAGATTACCTCTACGCCGACAACACTGGCATCATTCTCTCTGCAGAGCCTTTAGATGTAGAACTCGATCTGGATGTCGAAGAAGAAGAGGTCGAGTAA
- the zapB gene encoding cell division protein ZapB — protein sequence MSFEVLEQLEAKIQTAVDTIALLQMEVEELKEEKQALATEAGELKASRHELEQKTQQMQEEHSAWQDRIRNLLGKMDEVE from the coding sequence ATGTCTTTTGAAGTACTAGAGCAGCTAGAAGCAAAAATTCAAACAGCAGTAGATACAATTGCACTTCTTCAAATGGAAGTGGAAGAGCTTAAAGAAGAGAAACAAGCACTAGCAACAGAAGCTGGTGAGCTTAAAGCAAGCCGTCACGAGCTAGAGCAAAAAACTCAGCAAATGCAGGAAGAGCATTCAGCATGGCAAGATCGCATCCGTAACCTTCTTGGTAAAATGGATGAAGTAGAGTAA
- the glpX gene encoding class II fructose-bisphosphatase, which translates to MKRDLAMSFSRVTEGAALAGYKWLGRGDKNAADGAAVEVMRSLLNKTEISGEIVIGEGEIDDAPMLYIGESVGVGGDAVDIAVDPIEGTRMTAMGQSNALAVLAAGEKGSFLKAPDMYMEKLVVGPGAKGVIDLELPLTENLENIAKALGKTLDTLVVTTLAKPRHDQIIADMQAMGVRVFAVPDGDVAASILTCMPDSEVDVMYCIGGAPEGVVSAAVIRALDGDMHGRLLPRHEVKGDTEENRKHGELELERCAEMGVTAGIVLKMEDMARSDNVVFSATGITKGDLLEGITRQGNIATTETLLIRGRCRTIRRIKSIHYLERKDPEVVGHIL; encoded by the coding sequence ATGAAACGCGATTTAGCAATGTCATTCTCTCGTGTCACAGAAGGTGCAGCACTAGCTGGTTACAAGTGGCTTGGCCGTGGCGATAAAAACGCTGCAGATGGCGCTGCTGTAGAAGTAATGCGTAGCCTATTAAACAAAACCGAAATTAGCGGTGAGATTGTTATCGGCGAAGGTGAAATTGATGATGCACCTATGCTATACATCGGCGAAAGCGTAGGTGTAGGCGGCGACGCAGTCGATATCGCAGTTGACCCAATTGAAGGGACACGCATGACAGCAATGGGCCAATCAAATGCATTGGCTGTATTGGCTGCAGGCGAAAAAGGCAGCTTTCTTAAAGCGCCTGATATGTACATGGAAAAGTTGGTTGTTGGCCCGGGCGCTAAAGGCGTGATTGACCTAGAATTACCACTAACAGAAAACCTAGAAAACATCGCGAAAGCATTAGGTAAAACACTCGATACTCTAGTAGTAACCACGCTTGCTAAGCCTCGTCATGATCAGATCATCGCCGACATGCAAGCAATGGGCGTTCGTGTATTTGCCGTGCCAGACGGTGATGTTGCAGCTTCTATCCTAACGTGTATGCCAGACAGCGAAGTAGACGTAATGTACTGCATTGGTGGCGCGCCTGAAGGTGTCGTTTCTGCTGCTGTAATTCGCGCACTTGACGGCGACATGCACGGTCGTCTTCTACCTCGTCACGAAGTGAAAGGCGACACAGAAGAGAACCGTAAGCACGGTGAACTTGAGCTTGAGCGTTGTGCTGAAATGGGCGTAACTGCTGGTATCGTGTTGAAGATGGAAGACATGGCACGCAGCGACAACGTTGTATTCTCAGCAACAGGTATCACGAAGGGTGACTTGCTGGAAGGTATTACTCGTCAGGGCAATATCGCAACGACAGAAACTCTGCTTATCCGTGGCCGCTGCCGCACAATTCGCCGCATCAAATCTATCCACTACCTAGAGCGTAAAGATCCAGAAGTGGTTGGTCATATCCTGTAA
- a CDS encoding helix-turn-helix transcriptional regulator encodes MKTSDKILQTIKRQGAVTAKQLSEEFGMTTMGARQHLQSLEDDGILAFHDVKVKVGRPTRHWSLTQHGHGQFSDRHGELTIQVIDAVENLFGKEGLAKVAAEREQHTLKQYQSALSGCNNLISKLEKLTQLREEEGYMAELQEHDDHYILIENHCPICKAATRCPSLCQSELNVFTELLKDECHVSRTEHIIAGERRCTYTLTPTFLS; translated from the coding sequence ATGAAAACAAGCGACAAAATCTTACAGACCATTAAGCGTCAAGGCGCGGTAACCGCGAAACAACTGTCAGAAGAGTTTGGCATGACGACAATGGGTGCGAGGCAGCATCTGCAAAGTCTGGAAGATGATGGCATTCTTGCGTTTCATGACGTGAAAGTAAAAGTGGGTCGCCCGACTCGTCATTGGTCCCTTACTCAACACGGCCACGGTCAATTTTCAGACCGACACGGTGAACTGACGATTCAAGTCATTGATGCAGTCGAGAACCTGTTTGGTAAAGAAGGACTGGCTAAGGTCGCTGCCGAACGTGAACAGCACACTCTCAAGCAATATCAATCTGCCCTATCTGGCTGCAATAACCTGATCAGTAAGCTTGAAAAGCTCACTCAACTTCGTGAAGAAGAGGGTTACATGGCTGAACTTCAAGAGCACGACGATCACTACATCTTGATTGAGAACCACTGCCCTATCTGCAAGGCTGCGACTCGCTGCCCTAGCCTGTGCCAATCTGAGCTCAACGTGTTTACTGAGTTACTAAAAGATGAGTGCCATGTGAGCCGTACAGAGCACATCATTGCTGGCGAGCGACGCTGTACTTACACCTTAACACCCACATTTTTATCTTAA
- a CDS encoding DUF3135 domain-containing protein: MAHPQPAQKLPPFDELVQLAKSDPKAFNQFKHEMCEQMICSASEMMQDRLRAQQSHIDLVVSRCKNPHHANVVLMQELRCQVCKFQDALEGRCGFDETLPENVVPFRPNTEPKMY, encoded by the coding sequence ATGGCACATCCACAACCCGCTCAAAAACTGCCACCCTTTGATGAACTTGTCCAACTCGCGAAAAGCGATCCTAAAGCATTCAATCAATTCAAACACGAGATGTGTGAACAGATGATTTGTTCGGCTTCAGAAATGATGCAAGACAGACTTCGCGCTCAACAAAGTCACATCGACTTAGTGGTTAGCCGTTGTAAAAATCCGCACCATGCTAATGTCGTGCTTATGCAGGAGTTGCGTTGTCAGGTCTGTAAATTCCAAGACGCACTCGAAGGCCGCTGCGGTTTTGACGAAACTCTGCCTGAAAATGTCGTACCTTTTAGACCGAATACCGAACCTAAAATGTACTAA
- a CDS encoding DUF805 domain-containing protein, with protein sequence MSMKELLLSFKGRIGRKTYWIWNVFYYIAITGFASGISVLFPAYSYILLPIFLLMLVIPDLAVTAKRWHDRNKSNYWLLLNVPLVLGRLASPMAATTTESVSPVHMAATVAALVCGLWILIECGLLKGTEGRNDYGEDPV encoded by the coding sequence ATGTCGATGAAAGAATTACTGCTCTCTTTCAAAGGGAGAATTGGTCGTAAGACTTACTGGATTTGGAATGTTTTCTACTATATAGCGATTACCGGCTTTGCTTCTGGTATCTCTGTGTTGTTCCCTGCTTACTCTTATATCCTGCTGCCAATCTTCCTATTGATGCTTGTGATCCCAGACCTTGCGGTAACCGCTAAGCGCTGGCACGACCGCAACAAGTCTAACTACTGGTTATTATTGAATGTGCCGCTAGTGCTAGGTCGCTTAGCTTCACCAATGGCAGCGACGACGACAGAATCTGTATCGCCAGTTCATATGGCGGCAACCGTTGCGGCATTAGTGTGTGGCTTATGGATTTTGATTGAATGTGGCTTGTTGAAAGGCACTGAAGGCCGCAATGATTATGGCGAAGATCCAGTGTAA
- a CDS encoding 5-carboxymethyl-2-hydroxymuconate Delta-isomerase produces the protein MPNLVLEYSNSVDERVNIQGLLEDLHQVALTCGLFDVPSVKSRSLRCHNWLVGDEEDSVDFIHISFELLSGRTEEQKRELSRSLMQTLQEQASHVRSLTVNIRDMDKSCFQKVIN, from the coding sequence ATGCCGAATCTAGTTCTAGAGTACTCCAATTCAGTGGATGAGCGAGTGAATATCCAAGGCTTACTAGAAGATCTCCATCAAGTAGCACTCACATGCGGCTTGTTTGATGTGCCGTCAGTGAAGTCTCGTTCACTGCGTTGCCATAATTGGTTGGTCGGTGACGAGGAAGATAGTGTAGACTTTATTCATATCAGCTTTGAGCTACTTTCGGGACGAACGGAAGAGCAAAAGCGAGAATTGTCACGATCGTTAATGCAGACCCTGCAAGAACAAGCGAGTCATGTAAGAAGCTTAACGGTGAATATTCGTGATATGGATAAAAGTTGCTTTCAAAAAGTAATAAACTAA
- the tpiA gene encoding triose-phosphate isomerase: protein MRHPVVMGNWKLNGSKEMVVDLLNGLNAELEGVTGVDVAVAPPALFVDLAERTLTEAGSAIILGAQNSDLNNSGAFTGDMSPAMLKEFGASHIIIGHSERREYHNESDEFVAKKFAFLKENGLTPVLCIGESEAQNEAGETVAVCARQLDAVINTQGVEALEGAIIAYEPIWAIGTGKAATAEDAQRIHAQIRAHIAEKSEEVAKKVVIQYGGSVKPDNAAAYFAQPDIDGALVGGAALDAKSFAAIAKAAAEAKA, encoded by the coding sequence ATGCGTCATCCTGTAGTTATGGGTAACTGGAAACTAAACGGCAGCAAAGAAATGGTTGTTGATCTACTAAACGGTCTTAACGCTGAACTTGAAGGCGTAACAGGCGTAGACGTAGCAGTTGCTCCACCAGCACTTTTCGTTGATCTAGCAGAGCGTACGCTTACTGAAGCGGGCAGCGCGATCATCCTAGGTGCTCAAAACTCTGACCTAAACAACAGCGGTGCATTCACTGGCGACATGTCTCCAGCAATGCTTAAAGAGTTCGGCGCATCTCACATCATCATCGGTCACTCTGAGCGTCGTGAATACCACAACGAATCAGATGAGTTCGTAGCTAAGAAATTCGCATTCCTAAAAGAGAACGGCCTAACTCCAGTTCTTTGCATCGGTGAATCTGAAGCACAAAACGAAGCAGGCGAAACTGTTGCAGTATGTGCACGTCAACTTGACGCAGTTATCAACACTCAAGGTGTTGAAGCTCTAGAAGGCGCTATCATCGCTTACGAACCAATCTGGGCTATCGGTACTGGTAAAGCAGCTACAGCTGAAGATGCACAACGCATTCACGCTCAAATCCGTGCACACATCGCAGAGAAATCTGAAGAAGTTGCTAAGAAAGTTGTTATCCAATACGGCGGTTCTGTTAAGCCAGACAACGCAGCAGCTTACTTCGCACAACCAGACATCGACGGTGCTCTAGTTGGCGGCGCAGCTCTAGACGCGAAAAGCTTCGCAGCTATCGCTAAAGCAGCAGCTGAAGCAAAAGCTTAA
- the pfkA gene encoding 6-phosphofructokinase: MIKKIGVLTSGGDAPGMNAAVRGVVRTALSVGIEVYGIYDGYQGLVEDRIEKLDRSSVSDVINRGGTFLGSARFPEFKDVAVREKGIENLKKHGIEALVVIGGDGSYMGAKKLTEMGYPCIGLPGTIDNDIAGTDYTIGYLTALNTVIDSIDRLRDTSSSHQRISIVEIMGRHCGDLTLMSAIAGGCEYIITPETGLDKEQLIGNIQDGIAKGKKHAIIALTELMMDANELAKEIETATGRETRATVLGHIQRGGRPTAFDRVLASRMGNYAVHLLQEGHGGRCVGIEKEELVHHDIIDCIENMQNPDRSELFRVAEELF; this comes from the coding sequence ATGATTAAGAAGATCGGTGTTTTGACCAGTGGTGGTGACGCTCCAGGTATGAACGCAGCAGTTCGCGGCGTTGTTCGTACTGCGTTATCAGTTGGCATTGAAGTTTACGGCATTTACGACGGCTACCAAGGTCTTGTTGAAGACCGTATCGAAAAGCTTGACCGTTCAAGCGTATCTGACGTAATCAACCGTGGTGGTACCTTCTTAGGTTCTGCTCGTTTCCCTGAATTCAAAGACGTTGCTGTTCGTGAGAAAGGCATCGAAAACCTTAAGAAACACGGCATCGAAGCACTTGTTGTTATCGGTGGTGACGGCTCTTACATGGGTGCTAAGAAGCTAACTGAGATGGGTTACCCATGTATCGGTCTTCCAGGCACAATCGATAACGATATCGCGGGTACTGACTACACAATCGGTTACCTAACAGCGCTTAATACAGTTATCGATTCAATCGACCGTCTACGTGACACGTCTTCTTCTCACCAACGTATTTCTATTGTTGAAATCATGGGCCGTCACTGTGGTGACCTTACGCTTATGTCAGCAATCGCGGGTGGTTGTGAGTACATCATTACTCCAGAGACTGGCCTAGATAAAGAGCAGCTTATCGGCAACATCCAAGATGGTATTGCGAAAGGTAAGAAGCACGCAATCATTGCTCTAACTGAACTAATGATGGATGCGAACGAACTGGCTAAAGAGATCGAAACTGCAACAGGTCGTGAGACTCGCGCAACGGTTCTTGGTCACATCCAACGTGGTGGTCGTCCTACTGCATTTGACCGTGTACTGGCTTCACGCATGGGTAACTACGCTGTTCACCTTCTTCAAGAAGGTCACGGTGGTCGTTGTGTTGGTATTGAGAAAGAAGAACTTGTTCACCACGACATCATCGACTGTATCGAGAATATGCAGAACCCAGACCGTTCTGAGCTGTTCCGTGTAGCAGAAGAGTTGTTCTAA
- the fieF gene encoding CDF family cation-efflux transporter FieF (FieF, a metal efflux transporter, is a member of the CDF (cation diffusion facilitator) family of transporters.), producing the protein MKQEYARLVTLAAWAATTIATILLIVKVVAWWVTGSVSLLASVVDSMLDIAASVVNLIVVRYSLQPADKEHTFGHGKAESLAALAQAMFISGSACFLILNGIERFFRPHELNSPEIGIYVSLFAMIMTFGLVRFQKHVVKKTGSQAIAADSLHYQSDLYMNAAIMLALALSWFGIGQADSVFAVGIGIYILYSAYQMAMEAIQSLLDHKLPDEELKQIKETSLSVEGVLGVHQLRTRRSGPIRFIQLHLELEDEMPLIEAHRISDEVEAKLISVFPDADVLIHQDPYSVVFGPEKQQKFHSW; encoded by the coding sequence ATGAAACAAGAATACGCACGTTTAGTTACGCTCGCTGCTTGGGCAGCCACCACCATCGCCACTATTTTATTGATAGTGAAAGTCGTAGCGTGGTGGGTGACAGGTTCCGTGAGTCTGTTGGCTTCCGTGGTGGATTCAATGTTAGATATTGCGGCCTCTGTCGTTAACCTCATCGTAGTTCGCTACTCTTTGCAGCCCGCCGACAAAGAACATACCTTTGGTCATGGCAAGGCTGAATCTCTTGCCGCATTAGCTCAAGCGATGTTTATATCGGGCTCGGCTTGTTTCCTCATTCTTAATGGTATTGAGCGCTTCTTCAGACCTCATGAACTGAACTCTCCAGAGATTGGTATCTACGTCAGCTTATTCGCGATGATCATGACCTTCGGCTTAGTTCGATTCCAAAAACACGTGGTGAAGAAAACGGGTAGCCAAGCCATTGCCGCTGACTCACTGCACTACCAATCTGACCTATATATGAATGCAGCAATCATGCTGGCTCTAGCGTTGAGCTGGTTTGGCATTGGCCAAGCGGATTCTGTATTTGCGGTCGGTATCGGTATCTACATTCTTTACAGCGCTTATCAAATGGCGATGGAAGCGATTCAATCTCTGCTTGATCATAAGTTGCCAGATGAAGAGTTAAAGCAGATAAAAGAGACATCGTTGAGTGTGGAAGGGGTGCTTGGTGTGCATCAGCTGAGAACTCGTCGTTCGGGGCCAATTCGCTTCATTCAATTGCACTTAGAACTTGAAGATGAGATGCCACTTATTGAAGCGCATCGCATTTCTGATGAAGTAGAGGCTAAGCTTATCTCTGTGTTCCCTGATGCTGATGTATTAATTCACCAAGACCCGTACTCGGTCGTCTTTGGGCCGGAGAAGCAGCAGAAATTCCACTCGTGGTAA
- a CDS encoding CpxP family protein: MKMTKKLVLAAAALPLIFGTASAYAYGGGDKGDHKGMHGKCGGFDKKVMRQLDLTDAQKEELKEMREANRAEMKEKHAGNKADKMAKMKAHQEKVQALVLADNFDESAANDLASEMVEKQTERRVAMLKKQHEMMSVLTAEQKTQLKEIQQERMTKCAEKMEKHMNKDK; this comes from the coding sequence ATGAAAATGACTAAGAAACTTGTACTAGCAGCTGCGGCACTTCCACTTATTTTTGGTACAGCAAGCGCGTATGCTTACGGTGGTGGTGATAAAGGCGATCATAAAGGCATGCACGGTAAATGCGGCGGCTTCGACAAGAAAGTGATGCGTCAGCTAGACCTAACGGACGCTCAAAAAGAAGAACTAAAAGAGATGCGCGAAGCGAATCGTGCAGAGATGAAAGAAAAACACGCTGGCAATAAAGCCGATAAAATGGCGAAAATGAAAGCGCACCAAGAGAAAGTTCAAGCATTGGTACTGGCTGATAACTTCGATGAATCAGCAGCGAACGACCTAGCAAGCGAAATGGTTGAGAAGCAAACTGAGCGTCGCGTGGCAATGCTGAAGAAGCAACACGAAATGATGAGCGTACTAACGGCTGAGCAAAAGACTCAACTGAAAGAGATCCAACAAGAGCGCATGACTAAGTGTGCTGAAAAAATGGAAAAGCACATGAATAAAGACAAGTAA
- a CDS encoding response regulator — translation MANILLIDDDTELTSLLKDILSFEGFTVSEANDGYAGLEAINDEIDLILLDVMMPRLNGMETLKKLRENWETPVLMLTAKGEEIDRVIGLELGADDYLPKPFSDRELLARIRAILRRTQTNSTPKTASDKVQYQDIEVFPGKQEAYCNGELIDLTTTEFALLSHLIQNPGQVITKEALSLDVLGKRLAAFDRAIDMHISNLRKKIPERSDGKSRIKTLRGRGYLLVEED, via the coding sequence ATGGCGAACATTCTTCTTATTGATGACGACACCGAGTTAACCAGCTTACTCAAAGACATTCTGAGCTTTGAGGGCTTCACTGTTTCCGAAGCCAATGATGGCTATGCGGGACTTGAAGCTATCAATGATGAGATTGACCTGATTCTTTTGGATGTGATGATGCCGCGTCTTAATGGCATGGAAACACTCAAGAAGCTGAGAGAGAATTGGGAAACACCCGTGCTAATGCTGACGGCAAAAGGCGAAGAGATCGACCGTGTGATTGGCCTTGAGCTTGGCGCAGACGACTACCTTCCAAAGCCTTTCAGTGACCGAGAGTTGCTTGCTCGTATTCGCGCTATCTTACGCCGAACACAAACCAACAGCACTCCTAAAACAGCCAGTGATAAGGTTCAATATCAAGACATTGAAGTATTCCCTGGTAAACAAGAAGCCTACTGCAACGGTGAGCTAATAGACCTCACCACAACAGAGTTCGCACTACTGAGTCACCTTATCCAAAACCCAGGGCAAGTGATCACCAAAGAAGCACTAAGCCTAGACGTGCTAGGTAAACGGCTCGCGGCGTTTGATCGCGCGATAGACATGCACATCTCCAACCTACGTAAGAAGATTCCCGAGCGCAGCGACGGCAAATCACGCATCAAAACCTTACGCGGTCGTGGCTACTTATTGGTAGAGGAAGATTAA